In Deinococcus aerius, the following proteins share a genomic window:
- a CDS encoding metal-sulfur cluster assembly factor, which produces MEDTKMETQAESTAGLPTEAQVLEALKVVKDPEIPVNVVDLGLIYGVDITPDGLVDITMTLTSVGCPVQDLIRADAEMAVGRLDGVSEVNVEFVWTPPWGPDKMTEDGKRQMRMFGFNV; this is translated from the coding sequence ATGGAAGACACGAAGATGGAAACGCAGGCGGAGAGCACGGCTGGTCTGCCCACCGAGGCGCAGGTCCTCGAAGCCCTCAAGGTCGTCAAGGACCCCGAGATTCCCGTGAACGTGGTGGACCTCGGCCTGATCTACGGGGTGGACATCACCCCTGACGGGCTGGTGGACATCACCATGACGCTGACGAGCGTGGGCTGCCCGGTGCAGGACCTCATCCGCGCCGACGCCGAGATGGCCGTGGGCCGCCTGGACGGGGTCAGCGAGGTCAACGTGGAGTTCGTGTGGACGCCGCCCTGGGGCCCGGACAAGATGACCGAGGACGGCAAGCGGCAGATGCGGATGTTCGGCTTCAACGTGTAG
- a CDS encoding rhodanese-like domain-containing protein — MTLPGGVTLIDLRPEELRLREPLPVPALAVTLEAIEDGTHGLRPDLGPLVVICERGARSGLAARYLQADGLEATAYPGGVPALWREFGRTGSEPNAG; from the coding sequence ATGACCCTGCCGGGCGGCGTGACCCTGATCGACCTGCGCCCCGAGGAGTTGCGCCTGCGCGAGCCGCTCCCGGTGCCCGCCCTCGCCGTCACGCTGGAGGCCATTGAGGACGGCACCCACGGCCTGCGCCCCGACCTCGGCCCCCTCGTTGTGATCTGCGAGCGGGGGGCGCGTTCGGGTCTCGCCGCCCGCTACCTCCAGGCGGACGGGTTGGAGGCGACCGCCTATCCCGGCGGGGTTCCGGCGCTGTGGCGGGAGTTCGGCAGGACGGGATCGGAGCCCAACGCGGGTTGA
- a CDS encoding M55 family metallopeptidase, which translates to MKVVISVDMEGVCGVSSWVQVSPPEFGGLVNAAEYQAARERMTLEAAAAAEGALAGGATDVLVNDSHDSMRNLLPELLPEGVRFTTGNDKPLSMVQGVQEEGVGALLFVGYHARAGSVRGPLAHTWNGFIRNVRVNGRDTGEYGLNALVAGHYGVPVVFAAGDDVAMAEIGDELGEGVVRVAVKEGLSSFAAAHLHPREARRLIREGAERAVRAAPEGKPYKTTWPARVELSFNHQARADQCERVPGVERVDGVTVAYTSPDALHLFASFRMLAKVAEVRLEG; encoded by the coding sequence ATGAAGGTCGTGATCAGCGTGGACATGGAGGGCGTGTGCGGCGTGTCGAGCTGGGTGCAGGTCAGCCCGCCGGAGTTCGGGGGTCTGGTGAACGCGGCCGAGTACCAGGCCGCCCGCGAGCGCATGACGCTGGAGGCCGCCGCCGCTGCCGAGGGGGCGCTGGCGGGCGGGGCGACGGACGTGCTGGTGAACGACTCGCACGACTCGATGCGAAACCTCCTGCCCGAGTTGCTGCCGGAGGGGGTACGCTTCACGACGGGCAACGACAAGCCGCTGAGCATGGTCCAGGGCGTGCAGGAGGAAGGGGTAGGGGCGCTGCTCTTCGTCGGATACCACGCCCGGGCGGGCAGCGTTCGGGGGCCGCTGGCCCACACCTGGAACGGCTTTATCCGCAATGTCCGGGTGAACGGGCGCGACACGGGCGAGTACGGCCTGAACGCCCTCGTCGCCGGGCACTACGGCGTGCCGGTCGTCTTCGCCGCCGGGGACGACGTGGCGATGGCCGAGATCGGGGACGAGCTGGGGGAAGGGGTCGTGCGCGTGGCGGTCAAGGAGGGGCTGAGCAGCTTCGCCGCCGCGCATCTGCACCCGCGTGAGGCGAGGCGCCTGATTCGGGAGGGAGCGGAACGGGCGGTGCGGGCCGCCCCGGAGGGCAAGCCCTACAAGACGACGTGGCCCGCCCGGGTCGAGCTGAGCTTCAACCACCAGGCCCGCGCCGACCAGTGCGAGCGGGTGCCCGGCGTGGAGCGGGTGGACGGGGTGACGGTCGCCTACACGAGTCCCGACGCCCTGCACCTCTTCGCGTCCTTCCGCATGCTGGCGAAGGTGGCCGAGGTGCGGCTGGAGGGGTAA
- a CDS encoding PhoX family protein gives MTNTQAKVEPSLWHRLLDRQLTRRGALGTVAGTAAALALPIRFSEAQAAANNGAPVAADPKTLGPRTLPPFRAIEPTDADTMTLPSGYRWQVLAPWGEPFTADGREIGFNHDFVGFFPVDLLEGGRSSTDALLTINHEYVNSLFVGGNTKDRTPAQIEAEMRAVGVSVVRVRREKDGWKIVPDARNRRIDALTEIELTGPARGSAAVKGATVVRGTVGNCSGGQTPWGTLLTCEENVDGYTKAWAGSGYEALHQGWVTEIDPFDPAWTPKKRTAMGRFRHENVALTVAKDGRVVGYMGDDMQDSCVYKFVSRGRYTPANRNANRDLLTEGDLYVANFGNGTWLLLDYTRNKKLQEAKDADGKPLFASQADVLADARAAALAVGGTPVDRPEDIEIHPRTGEVYVSLTNNSKHGNYFGQIIKFREDGDDWAAEKFLWEVFAVGGPQSGFASPDNLIFDPYGNLWMVTDNSDLGSNPIKGFHGNNAMFFFPTEGPNAGRAYRFAVGPRDAELTGPVWSHDGRTLFLSVQHPGEDSESLEKLTSSFAARPGTKIPRPTLVAIEGFPGWRSA, from the coding sequence ATGACGAACACACAGGCGAAGGTCGAGCCCAGCCTCTGGCACCGGCTGCTGGACCGGCAACTCACGCGCCGGGGCGCCCTGGGCACCGTGGCCGGGACCGCCGCTGCGCTCGCACTGCCGATCAGGTTCAGCGAGGCGCAGGCGGCGGCGAACAACGGCGCTCCTGTCGCGGCGGACCCGAAGACGCTCGGCCCCCGCACCCTGCCGCCCTTCCGGGCCATCGAGCCGACGGACGCCGACACCATGACCCTGCCCTCCGGCTACCGCTGGCAGGTGCTGGCCCCCTGGGGCGAGCCCTTTACGGCGGATGGGCGCGAGATCGGCTTCAACCACGACTTCGTGGGGTTCTTCCCGGTGGACCTGCTGGAGGGCGGGCGCAGCTCCACCGACGCCCTGCTGACGATCAACCACGAGTACGTGAACTCGCTGTTCGTGGGCGGCAATACGAAGGACCGCACACCGGCGCAGATCGAGGCCGAGATGCGGGCCGTGGGCGTGAGCGTGGTGCGCGTGCGCCGGGAGAAGGACGGCTGGAAGATCGTCCCCGACGCCCGCAACCGCCGCATCGACGCCCTGACCGAGATCGAACTCACCGGTCCGGCCCGGGGCAGCGCCGCCGTAAAGGGCGCGACGGTGGTGAGGGGTACCGTGGGCAACTGCTCGGGCGGGCAGACGCCCTGGGGCACCCTGCTGACCTGTGAGGAGAACGTGGACGGGTACACCAAGGCCTGGGCGGGCAGCGGCTACGAGGCCCTGCACCAGGGCTGGGTGACCGAGATCGACCCCTTCGACCCCGCGTGGACGCCGAAGAAGCGCACCGCGATGGGCCGCTTCCGCCATGAGAACGTCGCGCTGACGGTGGCGAAGGACGGCCGGGTGGTGGGCTACATGGGCGACGACATGCAGGATTCCTGCGTGTACAAGTTCGTCAGCCGGGGCCGGTACACTCCCGCCAACCGGAACGCCAACCGCGACCTGCTCACGGAAGGCGACCTGTACGTGGCGAACTTCGGCAACGGGACCTGGCTGCTGCTGGACTACACCCGGAACAAGAAATTGCAGGAGGCGAAGGACGCGGACGGCAAGCCGCTGTTCGCCAGCCAGGCGGACGTGCTCGCTGACGCCCGCGCGGCGGCCCTGGCGGTCGGCGGGACCCCGGTGGACCGCCCCGAGGACATCGAGATTCACCCCCGCACGGGCGAGGTGTACGTCTCGCTGACGAACAATTCCAAGCACGGCAACTACTTCGGGCAGATCATCAAGTTCCGCGAGGACGGCGACGACTGGGCCGCCGAGAAGTTCCTGTGGGAGGTCTTCGCGGTGGGCGGCCCCCAGAGCGGCTTCGCCAGCCCCGACAACCTGATCTTCGACCCCTACGGCAACCTGTGGATGGTCACCGACAACAGCGACCTGGGCAGCAACCCCATCAAGGGCTTTCACGGGAACAACGCGATGTTCTTCTTCCCCACCGAGGGGCCGAACGCCGGGCGGGCCTACCGCTTTGCCGTGGGGCCAAGGGACGCGGAGCTGACCGGCCCGGTGTGGTCCCACGACGGCCGGACGCTGTTCCTGTCCGTGCAGCACCCCGGCGAGGACAGCGAGAGCCTGGAGAAGCTCACCAGCTCGTTCGCCGCGAGGCCCGGCACGAAGATTCCCCGGCCCACCCTGGTCGCCATCGAGGGCTTCCCGGGCTGGAGGAGCGCGTGA
- a CDS encoding serine/threonine-protein kinase, translating to MEIGATLGGRYELRALLGEGGSAKVYRALDTRLDREVAVKLLHPHLPEGDRARFLREVRTLARLTHPGVVPVLDLGETGEEGRAFFTMPLLTGGPVTTLGPLEDAPGPLAAFLTAAAFASRALGYVHAQGIVHRDLTPGNILLDDARMPRIMDFGLVALSEHSRHLTRSGVTLGTPAYMAPEQARGVGVGPRSDLYALGAVLYRVACGSPPFVGDSDQSVLFQHVYEPPPDPRDLNPAVPDALARVLLALLAKQPEDRPESGEAAAHLWALARRDVWVAHARGQYRGGRARTGEHPDGPARPEALAEAWSVPLPGEVTWPAAVVGEGDLLAVGTRGGQLVLMHASGRPYATHAARDEVTAPATFLGGDILYGAWDGTLRRVRLAGGQEGWQHQARAEFTGAPTLWGGRVLAASRDGHLHALDAGTGELAWAYRAGGPVAASPVVWAGAALLCDENGWLHALDARSGSPLWKVEVGTVHATPALLPTGPGEATLIVPTWPGEVHALALTAASGRAGLHSPDPTLWTYDLEDEIWAAPAASGGLVIAAGWGGTVRALRLADGEDVWTFALEGRVTASPVVSAGLVFLASEAGELAALDMQTGAVRWQHREREGVQATPLAAAGTLYVAFMNGTLRAYREGGLPRLDLLMPS from the coding sequence ATGGAGATCGGCGCGACACTGGGGGGCCGTTACGAGTTGCGCGCCCTGCTGGGCGAGGGCGGCAGCGCTAAGGTCTACCGCGCCCTCGATACCCGCCTCGACCGCGAGGTGGCCGTCAAGCTGCTGCACCCCCACCTGCCCGAGGGGGACCGCGCCCGCTTCCTGCGCGAGGTGCGCACGCTCGCCCGCCTGACCCACCCCGGCGTGGTGCCCGTCCTCGACCTGGGCGAGACGGGGGAGGAGGGGCGCGCCTTTTTCACCATGCCGCTGCTGACGGGGGGCCCGGTCACCACCCTCGGCCCGCTGGAGGATGCGCCCGGGCCGCTCGCCGCCTTTCTCACGGCGGCGGCCTTCGCCTCCCGCGCGCTGGGGTACGTCCACGCGCAGGGGATCGTCCACCGCGACCTGACGCCGGGGAACATCCTCCTCGACGACGCGCGGATGCCGCGGATCATGGACTTCGGGCTGGTGGCCCTGTCCGAGCATTCGCGGCACCTCACCCGCTCGGGGGTGACGCTGGGCACGCCCGCCTACATGGCTCCCGAGCAGGCGCGCGGGGTGGGGGTGGGGCCGCGCAGCGACCTCTACGCGCTGGGGGCGGTGCTGTACCGGGTTGCCTGCGGCTCGCCGCCCTTCGTGGGGGACAGCGACCAGAGCGTGCTGTTCCAGCACGTCTACGAGCCGCCGCCCGATCCCCGGGACCTCAATCCCGCCGTGCCCGACGCCCTGGCGCGGGTCCTCCTCGCCCTGCTCGCCAAGCAGCCGGAGGACCGCCCGGAGAGTGGCGAGGCCGCCGCGCACCTGTGGGCCCTGGCGCGGCGCGACGTATGGGTGGCGCACGCCCGCGGGCAGTACCGGGGGGGGCGGGCGCGCACCGGCGAGCATCCCGACGGCCCCGCCCGGCCCGAGGCGCTGGCGGAGGCCTGGAGCGTGCCGCTCCCCGGCGAGGTGACCTGGCCCGCCGCCGTGGTGGGCGAGGGGGACCTGCTGGCGGTCGGCACGCGGGGGGGCCAGCTCGTGCTCATGCACGCCTCCGGGCGGCCCTACGCGACCCATGCCGCCCGCGACGAGGTGACGGCCCCCGCCACCTTCCTGGGGGGCGACATCCTGTACGGGGCGTGGGACGGTACCCTGCGCCGGGTGCGCCTGGCGGGCGGCCAGGAGGGCTGGCAGCACCAGGCCCGCGCGGAGTTCACCGGGGCGCCGACCCTCTGGGGGGGCCGGGTCCTCGCCGCCAGCCGCGACGGGCACCTGCACGCGCTCGACGCGGGGACGGGCGAACTCGCCTGGGCCTACCGCGCGGGCGGCCCGGTCGCCGCTTCCCCTGTCGTCTGGGCGGGCGCGGCGCTGCTGTGCGACGAGAACGGCTGGCTGCACGCCCTGGACGCCCGCAGCGGCAGCCCCCTCTGGAAGGTGGAGGTCGGCACCGTCCACGCCACGCCCGCCCTGCTCCCGACCGGCCCCGGCGAGGCCACCCTGATCGTGCCGACCTGGCCCGGCGAGGTCCACGCCCTGGCGCTCACCGCCGCGTCGGGCCGGGCGGGGCTCCACTCCCCCGACCCCACCCTCTGGACCTACGACCTGGAGGACGAGATCTGGGCCGCCCCCGCCGCCTCGGGGGGGCTGGTGATCGCGGCGGGGTGGGGGGGCACCGTGCGGGCGCTGCGTCTCGCGGACGGGGAGGATGTCTGGACGTTCGCGCTGGAGGGCCGGGTCACCGCCAGCCCCGTCGTGAGCGCCGGGCTGGTCTTCCTCGCCTCGGAGGCGGGCGAACTCGCCGCGCTCGACATGCAGACGGGGGCCGTGCGCTGGCAGCACCGCGAGCGCGAGGGGGTGCAGGCCACACCGCTCGCCGCCGCCGGAACGCTGTACGTGGCCTTTATGAACGGCACCCTGCGCGCGTACCGGGAGGGGGGGCTGCCCCGCCTCGACCTGCTCATGCCTTCCTGA
- a CDS encoding phytoene desaturase family protein produces the protein MPSPRLPDAVIVGAGPNGLAAAVTLARAGLHVRVLERRDQIGGGLSSAELTLPGFVHDVGSAIHPLGFASPALRDWPLHAFGLTWVRPGAPFGHVLPDGTGVVVERDLDETARSFGRDGAAWHALFGPLVAHWRGLLDDVLRPLPRLPRHPLTLARFGIRGVPPATLSARLLRTPEARAAWAGLAAHANLPLSTPGSGAAALVLGTLAHAAHWPFPRGGAQALADALAAYLRFLGGEIETGVEVRSPRDLPAARAVLVDSSPGVLLGLLGDWGTPGYRAWLHRYRYGPGLLKLDYALSGPVPWLDPSLRRAGTVHLGGTLEDITRAEAEVARGVAPERPYVLAAQHTLFDPSRAPQGQHTFWAYAHVPPGTPDGYAETIEAQVERAAPGFRDLVLARHVTNARQLQALSPVFQGGDVNGGRGDLWGLLARPVPSPTPYRTPVPGVYLCSSATPPGGGIHGMSGYWAARAALRDVFRL, from the coding sequence ATGCCTTCCCCCCGCCTCCCGGACGCCGTCATTGTGGGCGCGGGGCCCAACGGTCTGGCCGCCGCCGTCACCCTCGCGCGGGCGGGACTCCATGTCCGCGTGCTGGAGCGCCGAGACCAGATCGGCGGGGGGCTGAGCAGCGCCGAACTCACCCTGCCGGGCTTCGTCCACGATGTGGGGAGCGCGATTCACCCCCTGGGGTTCGCGTCGCCCGCCCTGCGGGACTGGCCGCTCCACGCCTTCGGGCTGACGTGGGTGCGGCCGGGCGCCCCCTTCGGCCACGTGCTGCCGGACGGGACAGGCGTGGTCGTGGAGCGGGACCTGGACGAGACGGCGCGGAGCTTCGGGCGGGACGGGGCGGCGTGGCACGCGCTCTTCGGCCCCCTCGTGGCCCACTGGCGCGGCCTGCTCGACGACGTGCTGCGGCCCCTGCCCCGCCTGCCCCGGCACCCGCTGACGCTGGCGCGATTCGGGATCAGGGGCGTTCCCCCAGCGACGCTGAGCGCCCGGCTGCTGCGAACGCCGGAGGCCCGGGCGGCGTGGGCGGGGCTGGCGGCCCATGCGAACCTGCCCCTCTCCACCCCCGGCAGCGGGGCGGCGGCGCTCGTGCTGGGCACCCTCGCCCACGCCGCCCACTGGCCCTTTCCGCGGGGCGGGGCGCAGGCGCTCGCGGACGCGCTGGCCGCCTACCTGCGCTTTCTGGGCGGGGAGATCGAGACGGGGGTGGAGGTGCGCTCGCCCCGGGACCTTCCCGCCGCCCGCGCCGTCCTGGTGGATTCCAGCCCGGGGGTGCTGCTGGGCCTGCTGGGGGACTGGGGGACGCCGGGCTACCGCGCCTGGCTGCACCGCTACCGCTACGGCCCCGGCCTGCTCAAACTCGACTACGCGCTTAGCGGCCCCGTCCCCTGGCTTGATCCCTCCCTGCGCCGGGCGGGGACGGTGCATCTGGGCGGCACGCTGGAGGACATCACCCGCGCTGAGGCGGAGGTGGCGCGGGGAGTTGCCCCCGAGCGGCCCTACGTGCTGGCGGCGCAGCACACCCTGTTCGATCCCTCCCGGGCTCCGCAAGGACAACACACCTTCTGGGCCTACGCCCACGTTCCGCCGGGAACACCAGACGGCTACGCGGAAACCATCGAGGCGCAGGTCGAGCGGGCGGCGCCGGGCTTCCGCGACCTCGTGCTGGCGCGGCATGTCACGAATGCGCGGCAGCTTCAGGCCCTCAGCCCCGTCTTCCAGGGCGGGGACGTGAACGGCGGGCGGGGCGACCTGTGGGGCCTGCTCGCGCGGCCCGTCCCCTCCCCCACCCCGTACCGCACGCCCGTGCCCGGCGTCTACCTTTGCAGCAGCGCGACACCGCCGGGCGGGGGCATCCACGGCATGTCCGGCTACTGGGCCGCCCGGGCCGCGCTTCGGGACGTGTTCCGGCTGTAG
- a CDS encoding rhodanese-like domain-containing protein, which yields MTATPPRDVTPTEGQRMVQEGALLVDVREPAEYAEIHAEGALLVPLSEFEARYSELPKDRDLVMICRSGARSARAGQYLLEHGYKDVVNLAGGTLAWAEAGLPVGGGNP from the coding sequence ATGACGGCCACCCCCCCGAGAGACGTGACGCCCACCGAGGGCCAGAGGATGGTGCAGGAGGGCGCCCTGCTCGTCGACGTGCGCGAGCCTGCTGAGTACGCCGAGATTCACGCCGAGGGCGCCCTCCTTGTGCCCCTCAGCGAGTTCGAGGCGCGGTATTCGGAACTCCCGAAGGACCGCGACCTCGTGATGATCTGCCGCAGCGGTGCCCGCAGCGCCCGCGCCGGGCAGTACCTGCTGGAGCACGGCTACAAGGACGTGGTGAACCTGGCGGGCGGCACCCTGGCCTGGGCCGAGGCGGGCCTGCCCGTAGGAGGAGGCAACCCCTGA
- a CDS encoding replication-associated recombination protein A, producing the protein MTLFDPPAPLAERLRPRTVAEVVGQRHLLGPGKPLTRLLESGRLGSLIFWGPPGVGKTTLARLVAGEVGAHFIPLSAVTAGVKDVREAVTEAERLRGRGQRTILFLDEIHRFNKAQQDALLPHVESGLLTLIGATTENPSFEVNPALRSRARTLVLEALTQEDIRGLLDRALTDPRGLPGVTAQPEALDLLARLADGDARRALSTLEVAATLADPVTPEAVTEAFGRHLPAMDKNGEDFYNLISALHKSVRGSHVDAALYWLARMIEGGADTGYVARRVVRMAAEDIGLADPQALRLCIAARDTVEFLGSPEGDLALAQAVVYLALAPKSNSVYVAWKKALDAVREGEMLPVPLHLRNAPTGLMRSQGYGGGYAYYFDDPEGSFRQNYLPGGVRLDLYEPTGEGWEARVAERWRKLREAHGEAADGA; encoded by the coding sequence GTGACCCTGTTCGACCCGCCCGCCCCCCTAGCCGAACGCCTGCGCCCGCGCACCGTGGCGGAGGTCGTGGGGCAGCGGCACCTGCTGGGGCCGGGAAAGCCACTCACCCGGTTGCTGGAGTCCGGGCGGCTGGGCTCGCTGATCTTCTGGGGGCCGCCCGGGGTGGGCAAGACGACCCTGGCGCGGCTCGTCGCGGGCGAGGTCGGCGCCCACTTCATCCCCCTCTCGGCGGTCACGGCGGGCGTGAAGGACGTGCGCGAGGCGGTGACGGAGGCCGAGCGGTTGCGGGGGCGCGGTCAGCGGACGATCCTCTTCCTGGACGAGATCCACCGCTTCAACAAGGCGCAGCAGGACGCCCTCCTGCCTCACGTCGAGTCCGGCCTGCTCACATTGATCGGCGCGACGACGGAGAACCCGAGTTTCGAGGTCAACCCGGCGCTGAGGTCACGGGCGCGGACGCTGGTTCTGGAGGCGCTGACCCAGGAGGACATTCGCGGGCTGCTGGACCGGGCGCTCACCGACCCGCGCGGACTGCCCGGCGTGACGGCCCAGCCGGAGGCCCTGGACCTCCTCGCCCGGCTGGCCGACGGGGACGCGCGGCGGGCGCTGAGCACGCTGGAGGTGGCGGCGACCCTGGCCGATCCGGTCACCCCCGAGGCCGTGACGGAGGCGTTCGGACGGCACCTCCCCGCGATGGACAAGAACGGGGAGGACTTCTACAACCTGATCTCGGCGCTGCACAAGAGCGTGCGCGGGTCGCATGTGGACGCCGCGCTGTACTGGCTCGCCCGGATGATCGAGGGCGGGGCGGACACGGGGTACGTCGCCCGCCGGGTCGTCCGCATGGCCGCCGAGGATATAGGGCTGGCCGACCCCCAGGCGCTGCGGCTGTGCATCGCCGCCCGCGACACGGTGGAGTTCCTGGGCAGCCCGGAGGGCGACCTCGCACTCGCGCAGGCGGTCGTGTACCTCGCCCTGGCGCCCAAGAGCAACAGCGTGTACGTCGCCTGGAAAAAGGCCCTGGACGCCGTGCGGGAGGGGGAAATGCTGCCCGTGCCCCTCCACCTCCGCAACGCGCCCACCGGCCTGATGCGCTCGCAGGGGTACGGCGGGGGCTACGCCTACTACTTCGACGACCCGGAGGGCAGCTTCCGGCAGAACTACCTCCCCGGCGGCGTCCGGCTCGACCTCTACGAGCCGACCGGCGAGGGCTGGGAGGCGCGGGTGGCCGAGCGGTGGCGCAAGCTGCGGGAGGCGCACGGGGAGGCTGCGGACGGGGCGTGA
- the map gene encoding type I methionyl aminopeptidase has product MTRVALKSAREIEAMRRAGALVAETFRVLEPHVRPGVTLAELDRIAEEHIRRNGAVPAYLGYGPKNNPFPATICASVNEVICHGIPGPRELREGDIIGVDIGVLLDGYYGDACYTYTVGKVSPGVQDLVDTTRDSLMAGLDAVRPGGRLGDIGYAIQSLAEGRGYSVVQEYTGHGIGKRLHEEPTVYHHGVRYTGLKLQPGMVFTVEPMINLGVPDTRLLPDGWTVITADKKPSAQFEHTVVVTPKGHEILTL; this is encoded by the coding sequence ATGACCCGTGTTGCCCTGAAATCCGCCCGCGAGATCGAAGCCATGCGCCGCGCGGGGGCGCTCGTGGCCGAGACCTTTCGCGTCCTCGAACCTCACGTGAGGCCCGGCGTGACGCTCGCCGAACTCGACCGTATCGCCGAGGAGCATATTCGCAGGAACGGCGCCGTCCCCGCCTACCTGGGCTACGGGCCGAAGAACAACCCCTTTCCCGCGACGATCTGCGCCTCGGTGAACGAGGTGATCTGCCACGGCATCCCCGGCCCCCGGGAACTCAGGGAGGGCGACATCATCGGCGTGGACATCGGCGTGCTGCTGGACGGGTACTACGGCGACGCCTGCTACACGTACACGGTCGGGAAGGTCAGCCCCGGCGTGCAGGACCTGGTGGACACGACCCGGGATTCCCTGATGGCGGGGCTGGACGCCGTGCGGCCCGGTGGTCGCCTGGGCGACATCGGGTACGCGATCCAGTCGCTCGCCGAGGGGCGCGGCTACTCGGTCGTGCAGGAGTACACCGGGCACGGCATCGGCAAGCGGCTGCACGAGGAACCCACCGTCTACCACCACGGGGTGCGCTACACCGGCCTGAAGCTCCAGCCCGGCATGGTCTTCACCGTCGAGCCCATGATCAACCTCGGCGTGCCCGACACGCGGCTGCTCCCCGACGGCTGGACCGTCATCACCGCCGACAAGAAGCCCAGCGCGCAGTTCGAACATACGGTCGTCGTGACGCCGAAGGGCCACGAGATTCTGACGCTGTAA
- a CDS encoding stage V sporulation protein S — protein MTMPPPVETLRVSGKSRPNAVAGAVAGLLRSQGQVEVHAIGPAAVNQAVKALAIARGYLEADGLDLTVQPAFVKLDLADEERTALTFSVRGIRQR, from the coding sequence ATGACGATGCCTCCCCCGGTCGAAACCCTGCGAGTCTCTGGAAAGTCGCGGCCCAATGCGGTGGCCGGGGCGGTGGCCGGACTGCTGCGCTCGCAGGGGCAGGTCGAGGTCCACGCCATCGGCCCCGCCGCCGTCAACCAGGCGGTCAAGGCGCTCGCCATCGCCCGGGGCTACCTGGAGGCAGACGGTCTGGACCTCACCGTGCAGCCCGCCTTCGTGAAGCTCGACCTGGCCGACGAGGAACGCACCGCCCTCACCTTCAGCGTGCGGGGTATTCGGCAGCGTTGA
- a CDS encoding ACT domain-containing protein produces MTGTGRLTLSVLEGEFAVAQVPPGSSLPLWAARGLLWAVVGAPGEVSVVTGAANVPPDVRAEPGWVALRLHGPFPFELTGILAAVLNPLRDAGVGIFALSTFDTDYVLVKADRLPDALAALRRAGHEITDS; encoded by the coding sequence ATGACGGGCACAGGACGGCTGACACTTTCGGTGCTGGAGGGGGAGTTCGCGGTGGCGCAGGTGCCGCCGGGGTCCTCCCTGCCCCTCTGGGCGGCGCGGGGCCTCCTGTGGGCGGTGGTGGGTGCCCCGGGCGAGGTCAGCGTGGTGACGGGCGCGGCGAACGTGCCGCCGGACGTGCGGGCCGAACCGGGATGGGTGGCGCTGCGGCTGCACGGCCCCTTTCCCTTCGAGCTGACGGGCATTCTGGCGGCGGTGCTGAACCCGCTGCGGGACGCCGGGGTGGGCATTTTCGCCCTGAGTACCTTCGACACCGACTACGTGCTGGTGAAGGCGGATCGCCTGCCGGACGCGCTGGCCGCCCTGCGCCGGGCGGGGCACGAGATCACGGATTCCTGA
- a CDS encoding zinc metallopeptidase, with protein sequence MIFGPYTFLILIIFVASLLIQAYLSRTYSRWGNVRNSRNLTGAQVARLMLDENGLSHIPVNAVPGNLSDHYDPIRKTVNLSEANYHVPSVSALAVAAHEVGHAIQDKVRMPALVLRGQLAVPLSLGMNLAPLLLLAGVFLQLSGLLWLGVILFAGALLFHLITLPVEFDASRRALAYLNSRGLVAGRESQGARNVLTAAALTYVAGFAMALAQLLNVLGIARSQND encoded by the coding sequence ATGATCTTCGGCCCCTACACGTTCCTGATCCTCATCATCTTCGTCGCCTCGCTGCTGATTCAGGCCTACCTGAGCCGGACCTACAGCCGGTGGGGCAACGTCCGCAACAGCCGCAACCTTACCGGTGCGCAGGTCGCCCGCCTGATGCTCGACGAGAACGGGCTCTCGCATATCCCCGTGAACGCCGTGCCCGGCAACCTCAGCGACCACTACGACCCCATCCGCAAGACGGTGAACCTCTCGGAGGCCAACTACCACGTCCCCAGCGTCAGCGCCCTGGCGGTCGCCGCCCACGAGGTCGGGCACGCCATTCAGGACAAGGTGCGGATGCCCGCCCTGGTGCTGCGCGGCCAGCTCGCTGTGCCGCTGAGCCTGGGCATGAACCTCGCGCCGCTGCTGCTGCTCGCGGGCGTATTCCTGCAACTGAGCGGCCTGCTGTGGCTGGGCGTGATCCTCTTCGCGGGCGCGCTGCTGTTCCACCTCATCACCCTGCCCGTCGAGTTCGACGCCAGCCGCCGCGCGCTCGCCTACCTGAACAGCCGCGGCCTCGTCGCCGGACGCGAGAGCCAGGGCGCGCGCAACGTCCTGACTGCCGCCGCCCTCACCTACGTCGCGGGCTTCGCCATGGCGCTGGCGCAATTGCTGAATGTGTTGGGGATTGCTCGCAGCCAGAACGATTGA